A region of Leptospira bouyouniensis DNA encodes the following proteins:
- a CDS encoding toxin-antitoxin system YwqK family antitoxin, with the protein MVRILFPVFCFSLLLCLSCAKQRVELGNQNLSKDQNHFLLYHGERFTGILIAENPILKETYETEFYKGAPHGSYTVTSYDGMVLESRFVRYGQKHGKHTLYYPNGKLRQISEYDNGIPIGEHIEYFDNGEISSYQTFFPSGKPKVAKKWNKRGQIYLNHVFLESGESFGRPGSKLCEPIPDNGFNQTKSDNLNPTTKQTPFENR; encoded by the coding sequence TTGGTTCGAATCCTTTTCCCTGTATTTTGTTTTAGCCTCCTCCTTTGTTTGTCTTGTGCCAAACAAAGGGTGGAATTGGGCAACCAAAACTTATCTAAAGACCAAAACCATTTTCTACTCTATCATGGGGAACGATTTACAGGGATTTTGATCGCAGAAAATCCCATCCTGAAAGAAACCTATGAAACTGAATTTTACAAAGGAGCACCTCATGGTAGTTATACGGTCACATCGTATGATGGAATGGTATTAGAATCTCGTTTTGTGAGGTATGGGCAAAAACATGGGAAACATACACTCTATTATCCCAATGGAAAACTTAGACAAATTTCTGAATATGATAATGGAATCCCCATCGGGGAACACATCGAATACTTCGACAACGGGGAGATTTCTTCCTACCAAACCTTTTTTCCTTCGGGCAAACCCAAGGTAGCAAAAAAATGGAACAAACGTGGGCAAATTTATTTAAACCATGTGTTTTTAGAATCGGGTGAAAGTTTTGGCCGACCAGGCAGTAAACTCTGCGAACCGATTCCAGACAATGGTTTCAATCAAACAAAATCTGATAATTTGAATCCAACCACCAAACAAACACCATTTGAGAATCGTTAA
- a CDS encoding SCO family protein, with the protein MFPIIQTSVFNLFFPFTKKRTLLYFLGIVIVFISCQQENSIPKTNVLPYFSGKDFDPVWPKDLKKISGLKQIPESLKLTNHLGNSISLRENSSNISLVVFFYATCRGICPLITKNMIQIQPDLAEFPKLEIHSISINPKEDTPNVLTNYRKLYKIQNPNWSFYTGEVEMIESFAKDTCGAEVEGFSLLKNKYEFVHTENIFLFDENRYLRGIYRAKGTGDIQRLVSDLRILTKK; encoded by the coding sequence ATGTTTCCAATCATCCAAACTTCGGTATTCAATTTGTTTTTCCCATTCACAAAAAAACGAACACTCCTTTACTTCCTTGGAATTGTGATTGTCTTTATATCTTGCCAACAGGAAAATTCGATTCCAAAAACCAATGTATTACCTTATTTTTCGGGAAAAGATTTTGATCCAGTCTGGCCGAAAGATCTAAAAAAAATCTCTGGTTTAAAACAAATCCCAGAATCTTTAAAACTCACAAACCATTTAGGAAACAGCATTTCACTCAGAGAGAATTCATCAAATATTAGTTTGGTGGTCTTCTTTTATGCGACTTGCAGGGGGATCTGCCCTCTCATCACAAAAAATATGATCCAAATCCAACCTGATTTGGCAGAATTTCCCAAGTTAGAAATCCATTCCATCTCTATTAATCCAAAAGAAGATACACCAAACGTTCTAACAAACTATCGTAAACTTTATAAAATCCAAAATCCCAATTGGTCTTTTTATACAGGTGAGGTGGAAATGATTGAGTCATTTGCGAAAGATACATGTGGAGCGGAAGTGGAAGGCTTTTCATTATTAAAAAACAAATATGAATTTGTTCATACGGAAAATATCTTTTTGTTTGATGAGAATCGTTATTTACGAGGGATTTATAGGGCCAAAGGAACTGGCGATATACAGAGGTTAGTCTCTGACCTTAGGATCCTTACCAAAAAATAG
- a CDS encoding ABC transporter permease, with product MNFYAIQSIYRFEMARTFRTLLQSIASPVLSTSLYFIVFGSAIGSRIQEIDGIHYGSFIVPGLVMLSLLTESISNASFGIYFPKFNGTIYEILSAPVTMWEVVIGYVGAAATKSLMLGILMLITASFFVPIRIDHPFLMVFFLVLTCISFSLFGFVIGIWADSFEKLQMIPMLVITPLVFLGGSFYSIQMLPSFWQKISMFNPVLYLVSGFRYSFFERADVALSVSITMILVFLSLCLFVTWLIFRTGYKIKN from the coding sequence ATGAATTTTTATGCAATCCAATCGATTTACCGGTTTGAAATGGCTCGTACATTTCGTACCCTTTTACAAAGTATTGCTTCTCCTGTACTTTCTACATCATTGTATTTCATTGTTTTTGGTTCTGCGATTGGATCTCGTATACAAGAAATCGATGGAATCCACTATGGAAGTTTTATAGTTCCTGGACTTGTGATGTTGTCACTACTAACAGAAAGTATCTCCAATGCATCTTTTGGAATTTATTTTCCTAAATTCAATGGAACCATTTACGAAATTCTCTCGGCCCCTGTGACCATGTGGGAAGTTGTGATTGGGTATGTGGGAGCTGCTGCTACTAAATCTTTGATGCTTGGGATTTTGATGTTAATCACTGCATCTTTTTTTGTTCCCATTCGGATCGACCACCCGTTTTTAATGGTATTTTTCCTTGTCTTAACATGTATTAGTTTTAGTTTGTTTGGATTTGTGATTGGGATTTGGGCGGATAGTTTTGAAAAATTACAAATGATCCCTATGCTTGTGATCACACCTCTTGTTTTCCTAGGTGGTAGTTTTTATTCCATCCAAATGTTACCAAGTTTTTGGCAGAAAATTAGTATGTTCAATCCAGTACTTTATTTAGTGAGTGGGTTTCGATACAGCTTTTTTGAACGAGCGGATGTTGCTTTGTCTGTCAGTATCACAATGATTTTGGTATTTTTGTCACTTTGTTTGTTTGTGACATGGCTTATTTTTCGCACTGGATACAAAATCAAAAACTAA
- a CDS encoding ABC transporter ATP-binding protein yields the protein MKPILTVKQVSKSYENGFQALNQVNWEVKEGEIHALLGPNGAGKTTLINLICGIVSPSSGEVKVDGYDIIHDFKKTRSLIGLVPQELSVHAFETVWASVSFTRGLYGKPTNPSYIEEVLKSLSLWDKKDQRIMTLSGGMKRRVLIAKALSHEPRILFLDEPSAGVDVELRKDMWKIVESLRNKGVTIILTTHYIEEAESIADRISVIRKGDIFLTENKDKLMKQLGTKQLRIELKKSIKTIPKSLSKYKLELGDNNTSFVFTYDRSDDSSVITKLLDDLKKEKIQFSDLSTKQSSLEEIFVQLLQESV from the coding sequence TTGAAACCAATTCTAACTGTAAAACAAGTATCTAAGTCCTATGAAAATGGATTCCAAGCCTTAAACCAAGTGAATTGGGAAGTGAAAGAAGGGGAAATCCACGCCCTTCTTGGACCGAATGGCGCCGGGAAAACAACTCTTATCAATTTAATTTGTGGGATTGTCTCTCCTAGTTCTGGTGAGGTGAAAGTGGATGGATATGACATCATTCATGATTTCAAAAAAACAAGATCCCTCATAGGACTTGTACCTCAAGAGCTCAGTGTCCATGCATTTGAAACAGTTTGGGCGAGTGTTAGTTTTACAAGAGGTTTGTATGGAAAACCAACAAATCCAAGTTATATTGAAGAAGTCTTAAAATCTCTTTCCCTCTGGGACAAAAAAGACCAACGGATCATGACATTGTCTGGTGGAATGAAACGTAGGGTGTTAATCGCCAAAGCATTGTCACACGAGCCAAGAATTTTGTTTTTGGATGAGCCAAGTGCTGGTGTCGACGTAGAACTCAGAAAAGATATGTGGAAAATTGTGGAGTCTCTTCGTAATAAAGGTGTTACCATCATCTTAACCACACATTACATTGAAGAAGCGGAATCCATTGCGGATCGAATCTCTGTAATTCGAAAAGGAGATATTTTCCTTACCGAAAACAAAGACAAACTCATGAAACAATTGGGAACCAAACAATTGCGAATTGAATTGAAAAAATCAATTAAAACAATTCCTAAGTCTTTATCAAAATATAAATTAGAACTAGGTGATAACAATACTTCCTTTGTTTTTACCTACGATCGTTCTGATGATAGTAGTGTGATCACAAAACTACTTGATGATCTTAAAAAAGAAAAAATCCAATTCAGTGATTTGAGTACAAAACAAAGTAGTTTAGAAGAAATTTTTGTTCAATTATTACAGGAGTCCGTATGA
- a CDS encoding ABC-F family ATP-binding cassette domain-containing protein: protein MIKISGLNKQFNGKVLFDDLQFSVNRGERVGLVGRNGHGKSTLVQIILGKTEPDSGNITIPKGYRIGHLEQHLVFTKPTVLEECALGLPEGDEYETWKVERILFGLGFSEGDMERSPNEFSGGYQIRMNLAKLLVSAPDMLILDEPNNYLDIVTIRWLEEFLREWEGEIILITHDRSFMDSVVTHTVAIHRTKAIKVQGDTEKLYTQINQAEEIYEKTRLNEAKKRKQEEMFIAKFKAKASFASRTQSRVKKLEKQGEMKALDTIEDMELYFNSAPFSANQMLSIEDVSFSYDGKSPFLFENFSISVGPEDRICIIGKNGKGKSTLLKLIAGELSPVSGEVKKHPILKEGYFGQTNKLNMTEANTVVQEIMSADPNCSEGKARNIAGGLMFSEDLALKKIKVLSGGEKSRVLLGKILVTPCHLLYLDEPTNHLDMQSCDSLIEAIDNFDGSVIMVTHNEMHLRAVATKLIVFDDDRVFVYDGGYDDFLSDIGWKDETV from the coding sequence ATGATCAAAATATCTGGCTTAAACAAACAATTCAACGGCAAAGTTTTATTCGATGACTTACAATTCAGTGTCAACCGTGGTGAAAGAGTGGGCCTTGTAGGCCGTAACGGTCACGGGAAATCAACACTCGTTCAAATCATTTTAGGAAAAACAGAACCTGACTCTGGTAATATCACCATCCCAAAAGGTTACCGCATTGGCCATTTGGAACAACACTTGGTTTTTACAAAACCTACGGTGCTTGAAGAATGTGCTCTTGGATTACCGGAAGGGGATGAATACGAAACTTGGAAAGTAGAGCGGATTTTATTTGGACTTGGATTTTCAGAAGGGGATATGGAACGAAGCCCCAATGAATTTTCTGGTGGTTACCAAATCCGAATGAACTTGGCAAAACTCCTTGTGTCTGCCCCTGACATGCTCATTTTAGATGAGCCAAACAACTATTTGGATATTGTCACCATACGTTGGTTAGAGGAGTTCCTTCGTGAATGGGAAGGGGAAATCATCCTCATCACTCACGATAGAAGTTTTATGGACAGTGTTGTGACACACACTGTTGCCATCCATCGTACCAAAGCCATCAAAGTACAAGGTGATACAGAAAAGTTATACACCCAAATCAACCAAGCGGAAGAAATTTACGAAAAAACGAGATTAAACGAAGCGAAAAAACGAAAACAAGAAGAAATGTTTATCGCAAAGTTCAAAGCGAAAGCAAGTTTTGCAAGCCGGACTCAATCCCGTGTTAAAAAATTAGAAAAACAGGGTGAAATGAAAGCACTTGATACGATTGAAGATATGGAATTGTATTTTAACAGTGCCCCATTCTCCGCCAATCAGATGTTAAGCATAGAAGACGTTTCTTTTTCGTATGATGGAAAGTCTCCCTTTTTATTTGAAAATTTTTCCATCAGTGTCGGACCAGAAGATCGGATTTGTATCATCGGTAAAAACGGAAAAGGAAAATCTACCTTACTCAAACTCATCGCCGGAGAATTAAGTCCCGTTTCAGGTGAGGTGAAGAAACACCCTATCCTAAAAGAAGGATATTTTGGACAAACAAACAAACTGAACATGACAGAAGCAAATACTGTGGTTCAGGAAATCATGAGCGCCGATCCTAATTGTTCCGAAGGAAAAGCGCGTAATATTGCAGGTGGACTGATGTTTTCGGAAGACCTTGCTTTAAAAAAAATCAAAGTCCTTTCGGGGGGAGAAAAAAGTAGGGTTTTACTCGGTAAAATTTTAGTCACACCTTGCCACTTACTTTACTTAGACGAACCGACAAACCACTTGGATATGCAGTCCTGCGACTCACTCATCGAGGCGATTGATAACTTCGATGGTTCTGTCATTATGGTTACCCACAACGAAATGCACTTGCGTGCTGTGGCAACAAAACTAATTGTATTCGATGATGACCGAGTTTTTGTCTACGATGGTGGTTATGACGACTTCCTCTCAGACATTGGCTGGAAGGATGAAACCGTTTGA
- a CDS encoding adhesin OmpL37 family surface protein, giving the protein MRTFLFYVLGGLCLFWGSRTHSNGNLQVAFGAEENYLLVRSLDASVIHFGTAEEKVEYRDIIDEYLKFKSLHIQGKYGDAYLAVRSTQFKLIQLYDKILTKNITLVRSELELLGRKSRDKEKTQTKAFLRLALRDVSEAEQKLVMARNMRPYLYLLKLREMLFALKILKHAGKFVIFLNLLHDGQFMDSIEFYNFDSIESELIRGFGKNSKLLAMHYDNAFLPFGEESIYEDKMTNFKIQTINQNETLK; this is encoded by the coding sequence GTGCGAACTTTTCTTTTTTATGTTTTAGGAGGCCTTTGTTTATTTTGGGGGAGTCGTACACATTCCAATGGTAATTTACAAGTCGCTTTTGGTGCTGAAGAAAACTATTTACTTGTTCGTTCCCTTGATGCAAGTGTGATCCATTTTGGAACGGCAGAAGAAAAAGTAGAATATAGAGACATCATTGACGAATACTTAAAATTCAAAAGTTTACATATCCAAGGAAAATATGGAGATGCTTACTTAGCCGTACGTTCCACACAATTCAAACTCATCCAACTCTATGATAAAATCCTTACAAAAAACATAACGTTAGTTCGTAGCGAACTCGAGTTACTCGGTAGAAAATCAAGGGACAAAGAAAAAACTCAAACCAAAGCATTTTTGCGATTAGCACTACGAGATGTGAGTGAAGCTGAACAAAAATTAGTGATGGCGAGAAATATGCGTCCTTACTTGTATCTTTTGAAACTAAGAGAAATGTTATTTGCACTTAAAATTTTAAAACATGCAGGGAAATTCGTGATTTTTCTCAATTTGTTACATGATGGCCAATTCATGGATTCTATCGAGTTTTATAATTTTGATTCGATTGAATCGGAACTCATCCGTGGTTTCGGTAAAAATTCAAAACTACTCGCAATGCATTATGACAATGCATTTTTACCTTTTGGTGAAGAGAGTATTTACGAAGACAAAATGACAAACTTTAAAATTCAAACCATCAACCAAAACGAAACCCTCAAATAA
- the purT gene encoding formate-dependent phosphoribosylglycinamide formyltransferase: MIGTPFTKHATKLLLLGSGELGKEVAIEANRLGVHVIAVDRYPNAPAMLVAQESRVINMLDPKELEATIRELKPDFVVPEIEAIHTETLVTLEQDGFKIIPSAKAVNLTMNREGIRNFVAKELGLKTSKFLFADTEEDFIKAVQTIGFPCVVKPIMSSSGKGQSLVKSEADTKNAWEYGQTGGRTGKGKMIIEEFIPFDFEITLLTIRHIGGTSFLPPIGHRQVNGDYVESWMPQPMSETALEKAKQIAEKVTTGLGGFGIFGVELFVKGDEVYFSEVSPRPHDTGLVTLISQNVSEFSLHVRALLGLPIPELIFQTPAASSAILLEGNTKSPVYVGLKEALSTPGVDIRIFGKPEVEGKRRMGVSLALGKSIEEAKEKANRGRDLIQLKTS, translated from the coding sequence ATGATAGGAACACCTTTTACAAAACATGCGACAAAACTCCTGCTTTTAGGGTCGGGAGAATTAGGAAAAGAGGTAGCAATTGAAGCAAACCGATTGGGTGTTCATGTCATCGCAGTGGACAGATATCCCAATGCGCCTGCCATGCTTGTGGCACAAGAATCCCGTGTCATCAACATGCTCGATCCAAAAGAACTAGAAGCCACCATACGCGAGTTAAAGCCTGATTTTGTCGTTCCTGAAATTGAAGCCATCCATACAGAGACTCTTGTAACTTTAGAACAAGATGGGTTTAAAATCATACCCAGTGCGAAAGCGGTGAACCTCACCATGAACCGCGAAGGAATTCGTAACTTTGTGGCAAAAGAATTGGGTCTTAAAACTTCCAAATTCCTTTTTGCCGATACAGAAGAAGATTTTATAAAAGCAGTCCAAACCATTGGTTTTCCTTGTGTGGTGAAACCCATTATGAGTTCTTCTGGAAAAGGACAAAGTTTAGTCAAATCGGAAGCCGATACCAAGAATGCTTGGGAATACGGACAAACAGGTGGGCGCACAGGTAAAGGAAAGATGATCATTGAAGAGTTCATCCCTTTTGATTTTGAAATCACCCTGCTTACCATCCGCCACATTGGTGGTACTAGTTTTTTACCACCTATTGGGCATAGACAAGTGAACGGAGATTATGTGGAATCTTGGATGCCACAACCGATGTCAGAAACTGCATTGGAGAAAGCAAAACAAATCGCAGAAAAAGTGACAACAGGACTTGGCGGGTTTGGTATTTTTGGTGTGGAACTATTTGTGAAAGGGGACGAAGTGTACTTTAGCGAAGTATCTCCAAGGCCACATGATACGGGACTTGTGACTCTTATCTCTCAAAATGTATCTGAGTTTTCATTGCATGTCCGTGCTTTACTTGGACTACCGATCCCCGAACTTATTTTCCAAACACCTGCCGCAAGTTCTGCTATCTTACTGGAAGGGAATACAAAATCTCCTGTTTATGTAGGATTAAAGGAAGCTTTATCGACTCCAGGTGTTGACATTCGAATATTTGGGAAACCGGAAGTCGAAGGGAAGCGACGAATGGGCGTTAGTTTGGCTCTCGGAAAATCAATCGAAGAAGCGAAAGAAAAAGCCAATCGTGGTCGCGATTTGATCCAATTAAAAACTTCTTAA
- a CDS encoding ankyrin repeat domain-containing protein, with amino-acid sequence MIQNIIDFALKSKSNIRLRSLCSAITRNDKDSFDLLLSDEELKKNCLTESALLLGIAVSETSDLYFLKRLLALGLNPNAPDNMGLFPLHKATETGNIEAVEILLYAGANPNAADPNGVTALHIANSFDGLGELSDLLIRMGANIYQRDKLGKRYLM; translated from the coding sequence ATGATACAAAACATTATCGATTTCGCTCTGAAATCTAAATCTAATATTAGACTTCGCAGTTTGTGTTCCGCGATCACACGTAATGACAAAGATAGTTTTGATCTTTTGTTATCAGATGAGGAACTTAAAAAAAATTGTTTAACTGAGTCCGCTTTACTTTTGGGTATCGCCGTTTCAGAAACATCAGATCTTTATTTTTTAAAAAGGTTATTAGCGTTGGGTTTAAATCCAAATGCTCCAGATAACATGGGTTTGTTTCCACTTCATAAGGCAACAGAAACTGGAAATATCGAAGCAGTGGAAATTTTATTGTATGCAGGTGCTAATCCCAATGCAGCGGACCCAAATGGAGTGACTGCCTTACATATTGCCAATAGTTTTGATGGATTAGGTGAATTGTCTGACTTACTCATTCGAATGGGTGCCAATATTTACCAACGAGACAAATTGGGGAAACGATATCTGATGTAA
- a CDS encoding helix-turn-helix domain-containing protein, giving the protein MDILFIKPPTQFESYVKEFWIWREVNANELPWIIPSYECEMVFHLGDPPEVETESGEKFFLPKSHLVGPQTRRWRVFSKSKLNLVSIRFYVAGMFALFSKNGLEIKNRFVEIPMNESLEELFWHTHLEEGKLTDVLTYYLNSFEGSPSEIPAYLRFALFALTNPKTTINPLAQKLGISRKQLERKFQEVVGLNPSEYRSVHRLLTLVRNPEHYQTNNPELRLTDLAQIFEYTDQSHFNHDFKRNSGSIPKDWFAEYEKMSHFYKQNSDEK; this is encoded by the coding sequence GTGGACATCTTATTTATAAAACCTCCTACCCAATTTGAATCATATGTAAAAGAATTTTGGATTTGGCGGGAGGTAAATGCTAATGAATTACCTTGGATTATACCATCTTACGAGTGTGAGATGGTATTTCATTTAGGAGATCCACCAGAAGTAGAAACGGAATCAGGAGAAAAATTTTTTTTACCAAAGTCCCATCTAGTTGGACCACAAACTAGGAGGTGGAGGGTTTTCTCCAAATCCAAGCTCAACTTAGTTTCTATTCGGTTTTATGTTGCAGGAATGTTTGCTTTGTTTTCAAAAAACGGTCTGGAAATTAAAAATCGGTTTGTGGAAATTCCGATGAACGAAAGTTTGGAAGAGCTTTTTTGGCATACTCATTTAGAAGAAGGTAAGTTGACAGATGTCCTTACGTATTATTTAAATTCGTTCGAGGGATCACCATCTGAAATTCCAGCATACTTACGATTTGCTTTGTTTGCCCTCACGAACCCAAAAACAACCATCAATCCTTTGGCACAAAAACTTGGTATCTCACGTAAACAATTGGAACGAAAATTCCAAGAAGTTGTTGGTCTTAATCCTTCCGAATACCGTTCAGTGCACCGTCTTTTGACTCTTGTACGCAATCCAGAACATTACCAAACAAATAATCCAGAATTACGTCTGACGGACCTTGCTCAAATTTTTGAGTACACCGATCAGTCTCATTTTAACCATGATTTTAAACGAAATTCGGGTAGTATTCCAAAAGATTGGTTTGCAGAATATGAAAAAATGTCTCATTTTTACAAGCAGAACTCAGATGAAAAATGA
- a CDS encoding heavy metal translocating P-type ATPase, protein METSNKLTERTLDLFGMTCANCALRIEKGLSKLAGVSDVRVNFARESVFLRSDESVTVDSLLNTVESLGYSATEHDPNKQSETEKKQKDHIRVLKIRFILSALFSLPLFYGMVTHFQFLSFLPMPHILMDRWVQMILATPVQFIIGFPFYQSAYRALRNGTANMDVLVVIGTTAAYGYSIFGKDLYFETSAVLITFILGGKWIEHMAKGKSSDGIKALLTLRPETATVQSNGIWTEVPNEYLKQGDLVLVKALERFPMDGIVTEGESFADESMLTGESMPVEKKIGDKILGGTVNGNGSLIVKAMKVGNDTTLSHIIKSVEESLGTKAPIQRIADQISAYFVPVVIAISVLDFLVWYFLLAPGELNAAIETSIAILVIACPCALGLATPISLLVGTGRAAKRGVLFRSAEALESVSKINMVFFDKTGTLTEGKPKVTDVLATGISDEKRAIVFGHVLAMEETSDHPLAKAILSFGKENHYHSSSVGMVKTITSPGGGIQTELDGNFYIAGKQSFVEENGFNVPETIRSSVEGWILEGVSLVFVGIRGNLEGMIVFRIEDQIRETSKNAIQELKNIGVEPILLTGDNSVVANKVAKLVGISSVYSSLQPEEKSKIIKQLKGESSHSAMVGDGINDAPALASADVGIAMGGGSDIAISTADVVLVNGEIQRIVDLIRIGKDTVLNIRQNFGWALGYNLLGIPIAASGLLAPWVSGAAMAFSSISVVFNALRMSRWK, encoded by the coding sequence TTGGAAACGTCAAATAAACTAACGGAACGCACGTTAGATCTTTTTGGAATGACATGTGCCAATTGTGCCCTTCGGATAGAGAAGGGTCTTTCCAAATTAGCTGGTGTTTCAGATGTCCGAGTCAATTTTGCAAGGGAGTCTGTGTTTTTAAGATCTGATGAATCTGTGACAGTTGATTCCTTATTAAATACAGTTGAGTCTCTTGGTTATAGTGCCACTGAACATGATCCTAACAAACAATCAGAAACCGAAAAAAAACAGAAAGATCACATTCGAGTATTAAAAATTCGATTTATCCTTTCTGCATTGTTTTCTCTCCCTTTGTTTTATGGAATGGTGACACATTTCCAATTTTTATCCTTCCTACCCATGCCACATATTCTGATGGACCGATGGGTTCAGATGATCCTTGCAACACCTGTTCAGTTTATAATCGGATTTCCATTTTACCAATCGGCTTACCGAGCCCTTCGCAATGGAACTGCCAATATGGATGTACTTGTGGTAATTGGAACAACAGCGGCTTATGGATACAGTATCTTTGGTAAGGATTTGTATTTTGAAACATCAGCAGTTCTCATTACCTTCATCTTAGGTGGGAAGTGGATTGAACATATGGCAAAAGGGAAAAGTAGTGATGGTATCAAAGCCCTGCTTACACTTCGTCCTGAAACTGCGACCGTACAATCAAATGGGATATGGACAGAAGTTCCCAATGAATACCTAAAACAAGGAGATTTGGTTCTCGTAAAAGCCTTAGAACGATTTCCAATGGATGGAATTGTCACCGAAGGAGAAAGTTTCGCCGATGAATCTATGTTAACTGGTGAAAGTATGCCCGTTGAAAAAAAGATCGGTGATAAAATTCTCGGTGGAACAGTGAATGGGAATGGATCTCTCATCGTAAAAGCGATGAAAGTGGGAAATGATACAACCTTATCTCATATTATCAAATCTGTTGAAGAATCTCTAGGAACCAAAGCTCCAATCCAAAGGATCGCTGACCAAATTTCAGCTTACTTTGTGCCCGTTGTGATAGCCATTAGTGTTTTGGATTTTCTCGTATGGTATTTTTTGTTAGCACCGGGTGAGTTGAATGCTGCCATCGAAACAAGTATCGCGATCCTTGTGATTGCGTGTCCATGTGCGCTTGGCCTTGCCACACCTATCTCTCTCCTTGTGGGCACGGGTAGGGCAGCAAAACGAGGGGTACTCTTTCGCAGTGCAGAAGCCTTAGAATCTGTTTCAAAAATCAATATGGTTTTCTTTGACAAAACAGGGACATTGACAGAAGGGAAACCGAAAGTAACTGATGTTCTGGCGACTGGTATCTCAGATGAAAAAAGAGCCATTGTGTTTGGTCATGTATTGGCAATGGAAGAAACTTCCGATCACCCTTTGGCCAAAGCTATCCTGTCGTTTGGAAAAGAAAATCATTATCACTCAAGTAGTGTTGGGATGGTCAAAACGATTACTTCTCCAGGTGGTGGAATCCAAACAGAACTTGACGGGAATTTTTACATTGCCGGTAAACAATCGTTTGTTGAAGAGAATGGATTTAATGTCCCTGAAACAATTAGAAGTAGTGTTGAAGGTTGGATACTAGAAGGTGTGAGTTTAGTATTTGTTGGAATACGTGGGAACCTAGAAGGGATGATTGTTTTCCGGATTGAAGACCAAATCCGAGAGACTTCTAAAAATGCGATCCAAGAACTAAAAAATATTGGTGTTGAACCAATTTTACTCACAGGAGATAATTCGGTTGTTGCCAACAAAGTCGCAAAACTAGTGGGTATTAGTTCTGTATATTCGAGTTTACAACCTGAGGAAAAATCAAAGATCATCAAACAACTCAAAGGTGAGAGTAGTCATTCTGCGATGGTGGGTGATGGGATTAACGATGCACCTGCCCTTGCATCCGCCGATGTAGGGATTGCGATGGGTGGTGGATCTGATATTGCTATAAGTACTGCCGATGTGGTACTTGTCAATGGTGAGATCCAAAGGATTGTCGACCTTATCCGAATCGGGAAAGATACAGTGCTAAACATCAGACAAAATTTTGGATGGGCGCTTGGATACAACTTACTTGGAATTCCCATTGCCGCTTCAGGGCTACTTGCGCCATGGGTGAGTGGAGCGGCTATGGCGTTTAGTTCGATCTCTGTAGTATTCAATGCTCTTCGGATGAGTCGATGGAAATAA
- a CDS encoding heavy-metal-associated domain-containing protein: protein MVNYEIEGMTCTHCKKTVEKIFAENGKQAIADVDAEMVSVNETLTEEELEALKNRLSEDGYTLGNVK from the coding sequence ATGGTTAATTATGAAATCGAAGGAATGACTTGTACACATTGCAAAAAAACAGTGGAAAAAATTTTTGCAGAGAATGGCAAACAAGCGATAGCCGATGTTGATGCAGAAATGGTGAGTGTGAACGAAACTTTAACGGAAGAAGAGTTGGAAGCACTCAAAAACCGTTTGAGTGAGGATGGATATACCCTTGGAAACGTCAAATAA